Proteins from a genomic interval of Scatophagus argus isolate fScaArg1 chromosome 6, fScaArg1.pri, whole genome shotgun sequence:
- the LOC124060654 gene encoding fetuin-B-like, which produces MSVYLLVLCLALLQQEGRARPDPPGCSSPELVRVAEEALEQINQDLTNGYILSLNRLYDLSHTPAEEKAASLYKLTIDVMETKCHITSRKPWKQCEVRHIEDVPAYGECEVSAHVDSQVRLQSYSCALREVPATAVVDVCPDCPTADNLNEPVVKETVNLSLQRFNEESHLANHFTLENITRASSQWVFGPSYFVEFTIVETVCSKKTDASELSDCPAMNCQFAHRGFCLGSHTTQEDQFEIRLPVGKKHSSFQNRKPVEVKCEIFEPEAAVVEELAHAKAGGGHTGHQHDNHTHLHPHEHTHSDTPSSKLTVSTTRGSLGTVVYQPAPIRPSPAAGSCPGPHRHNLGLGKLRL; this is translated from the exons atgAGTGTGTACCTGCTAGTCCTGTGTCTGGctttgctgcagcaggaggGAAGAGCCAGGCCAGACCCTCCAGGATGCAGCAGCCCTGAGCTGGTGAGAGTGGCAGAGGAGGCCCTGGAGCAGATCAACCAGGACCTGACGAATGGATACATCCTGAGCCTCAACAGACTGTACGACTTGTCTCACACTCCTGCAGAG GAGAAAGCTGCGTCACTGTACAAACTGACCATCGATGTCATGGAGACCAAATGCCACATCACCAGCAGGAAACCATGGAAACAATGTGAAGTCAGACATATTGAAGACGTTCCA GCGTATGGAGAGTGTGAGGTGTCTGCCCACGTCGACTCTCAAGTCAGACTTCAGAGCTACTCCTGTGCACTCCGTGAAG TTCCTGCCACTGCCGTCGTGGATGTGTGTCCCGACTGTCCCACAGCTGATAACTTGAATGAGCCCGTCGTCAAGGAGACAGTCAATCTCTCCCTGCAGAGGTTCAATGAAGAGAGCCACCTGGCCAACCACTTCACTCTGGAGAACATTACCAGAGCCAGTTCACAG tGGGTTTTCGGTCCATCCTACTTTGTGGAGTTCACCATCGTGGAGACGGTGTGTTCAAAGAAAACAGACGCCAGTGAACTGAGCGACTGCCCAGCGATGAACTGTCAGTTTGCt CACAGAGGCTTCTGTCTGGGCTCTCACACGACCCAGGAGGACCAGTTTGAAATCAGACTCCCTGTGGGAAAGAAGCACAGCTCATTTCAGAATCGAAAGCCTGTTGAAGTGAAGTGCGAGATCTTCGAACCTGAG GCTGCCGTCGTGGAGGAGTTGGCCCACGCAAAAGCAGGCGGCGGGCACACCGGGCATCAGcatgacaaccacacacacctgcacccccacgagcacacacactcagacacacccAGCTCAAAGCTCACCGTCTCCACAACACGGGGCTCCCTCGGCACTGTGGTGTACCAGCCTGCTCCCATCAGACCTTCCCCTGCAGCCGGCTCCTGTCCAGGCCCGCACAGACACAACCTGGGCTTAGGGAAACTcaggctctga
- the LOC124061001 gene encoding histidine-rich glycoprotein-like, which yields MKHRVLLSLLLALCCVHIHAAPVEHAGMEQGSCEDASALFAAGLALTKINQNQKEGYVLHLHHLSNVHMTKHDETGVVFYLTMDVVETNCSVLSKKDWKTCEPRPTHDTPVYGQCKAAIYINRPHRVVRLYKYNCVIRPVPAAKVGELCPDCPTHIDKANAEVQKTVSVSLDKFNKESGLPNRFALLHVSRSHAGMGMMTHYNVEYTIQETTCPSSDDTTKECPIMDCEFAHKGFCKASLFYSPTGDADTSVKCEIYEPEAAEREKKLHLKADEIDHSHNDTHADQDHTHSADQTHDHVHDHTKGHAHRKKNPHHADNSNHHVGSSHRHAHNHSRDHGHGHGHGHGHGHGHGHGHDHGHGHDHVHAHHDKAHNHSGDTPNHHHNYKHADGVHSHEHDHELALDHDHKHAHLHEHEHHHHHHKHEHEATAHDDPEGTVTVLPPVDQPVTQPSTPDSATGPEVGVVLPLKPDPEVPGHMEPIIEAFPTSVSAQCTSPKAGDKLVDKMFTEDPLFKSGA from the exons ATGAAGCACCGTGTGCTGTTGTCGCTGCTGTTGGCGCTGTGCTGCGTTCACATCCACGCTGCGCCGGTGGAGCATGCTGGCATGGAGCAGGGGTCGTGTGAAGACGCATCTGCATTGTTCGCTGCAGGACTGGCTCTCACCAAGATCAACCAGAACCAGAAGGAGGGCTACGTcctccacctgcaccacctgTCCAACGTCCACATGACAAAACAT gacGAGACTGGCGTGGTTTTCTACCTGACTATGGACGTCgttgagacaaactgcagcgTTCTCAGTAAGAAAGACTGGAAGACCTGTGAGCCTCGTCCCACTCATGACACACCG GTGTACGGACAGTGCAAAGCTGCCATCTATATCAACAGGCCACACAGAGTGGTGCGTCTCTACAAATACAACTGTGTTATCAGGCcag TTCCTGCAGCTAAGGTGGGCGAGCTGTGTCCCGACTGTCCGACTCACATCGACAAGGCCAACGCTGAGGTGCAGAagactgtgtctgtctcactgGACAAGTTCAACAAGGAGAGTGGCTTGCCCAATCGTTTCGCTCTGCTGCACGTCAGCCGCTCTCATGCCGGG atgggCATGATGACTCATTACAACGTAGAGTACACCATCCAGGAGACCACCTGCCCCAGTAGCGATGACACCACTAAAGAGTGCCCCATCATGGACTGCGAGTTCGCT CACAAGGGCTTCTGTAAGGCGTCACTGTTCTACTCTCCCACTGGGGATGCTGACACCAGCGTCAAGTGTGAGATCTACGAGCCCGAG gctgctgagagagagaagaaactCCACCTGAAGGCTGACGAGATTGACCACAGCCACAATGACACACACGCTGAccaggaccacacacacagtgccgACCAGACACACGACCACGTGCACGACCACACCAAGGGCCACGCTCATcgcaaaaaaaacccccatcACGCTGACAACAGCAACCATCACGTGGGCAGCAGCCACAGGCACGCTCACAATCACTCCCGCGACCACGGGCACGGCCACGGTCACGGGCACGGCCACGGCCACGGCCACGGGCACGGCCACGATCACGGGCACGGCCACGATCATGTGCACGCTCATCACGACAAGGCACACAACCACAGCGGCGACACGcccaaccaccaccacaactACAAGCATGCCGATGGCGTGCACAGCCACGAGCATGACCACGAGCTCGCTCTGGACCATGACCACAAGCACGCTCACCTGCACGAGCACGagcaccaccatcatcaccacaaGCACGAACACGAGGCCACCGCCCACGACGACCCAGAGGGCACGGTGACGGTGCTGCCCCCCGTGGACCAGCCAGTGACTCAGCCTTCCACCCCTGACTCTGCCACTGGTCCTGAGGTGGGAGTCGTCCTGCCCCTCAAGCCCGACCCCGAGGTCCCTGGACACATGGAACCCATCATCGAGGCCTTCCCCACCTCAGTCTCAGCCCAGTGCACCTCCCCAAAGGCAGGAGACAAACTGGtggacaaaatgttcactgagGACCCCTTGTTCAAGTCAGGTGCATAA